In one Pyxidicoccus xibeiensis genomic region, the following are encoded:
- a CDS encoding stage II sporulation protein M: MEMAEFIESRRPRWEQLEALLDRSESHGLRKLSLEDARTLGRLYRAVSSDLLWVRARSGSADVSAYLNDLVGRAYALTYPGRRPRLADVWGFVARGFPALMRREWRMYVASLMLLLAGMGFGYLGMMVDPDAAHYLVPAEHLDLDPVKRAAEEAAGDGMTTDQQAQFTTFLFTHNIQVAFLAFALGITMGLGTALMLFVNGLFLGALAHVYAAKGMAGWFWAWILPHGIPEITAICIAGAAGLVIARGMVAPRGLPRGQALRQEAVTAVKLLFGTLVLFVLAGFIEGTVSQIHPPKLSVVFKISFALTVGAGVYAYLLSDWLRGGTQAPDGSEAPAGSAVTS; encoded by the coding sequence ATGGAGATGGCGGAGTTCATCGAGTCGCGCCGGCCGCGCTGGGAGCAGCTGGAGGCGCTGCTGGACAGGTCCGAGTCCCACGGTTTGCGAAAGCTGAGCCTGGAGGACGCCCGGACGCTCGGCCGGCTGTACCGTGCCGTCTCCAGTGATTTGCTCTGGGTGCGTGCGCGCAGCGGCTCGGCGGACGTGAGCGCCTACCTCAACGACCTGGTGGGCCGGGCCTATGCGCTCACCTATCCCGGACGCCGCCCGCGCCTGGCGGACGTGTGGGGCTTCGTGGCCCGGGGCTTCCCCGCGCTGATGCGCCGTGAGTGGCGCATGTATGTCGCCTCGCTGATGTTGCTGCTGGCGGGCATGGGCTTCGGCTACCTGGGGATGATGGTGGACCCGGATGCCGCGCACTACCTGGTGCCCGCCGAGCACCTGGACCTGGACCCGGTGAAGCGCGCCGCGGAAGAGGCGGCCGGGGATGGGATGACGACGGACCAGCAGGCCCAGTTCACCACCTTCCTGTTCACCCACAACATCCAGGTGGCCTTCCTGGCCTTCGCGCTGGGAATCACCATGGGACTGGGCACGGCGCTGATGCTGTTCGTCAACGGCCTGTTCCTGGGGGCGCTGGCGCACGTGTACGCGGCCAAGGGGATGGCGGGCTGGTTCTGGGCGTGGATTCTTCCGCACGGCATCCCGGAGATAACGGCCATCTGCATCGCGGGCGCGGCGGGCCTGGTGATTGCGCGTGGAATGGTGGCTCCGCGCGGACTGCCCCGGGGCCAGGCCCTGCGTCAGGAGGCGGTGACGGCGGTGAAGCTGCTGTTCGGCACCCTCGTCCTCTTCGTGCTGGCGGGGTTCATCGAAGGCACCGTGTCGCAAATCCATCCGCCGAAGCTGTCGGTGGTCTTCAAGATCTCCTTCGCGCTCACCGTGGGCGCGGGCGTGTACGCGTACCTCCTGTCGGACTGGCTGCGCGGCGGAACGCAGGCGCCGGATGGAAGCGAAGCGCCGGCCGGGTCCGCCGTCACGTCCTGA
- a CDS encoding GNAT family N-acetyltransferase translates to MSPLFQAMDLTAERVSDADVDLFQPLLVRGEDFYQRCYGRPAREDEARQIPLERPPGVGPERGHLVALRDARGHLVGILEGISDFPNPGEWYLGLMLLAPEVRGQRRGEAVIRGYEDWLRREGARLLRLGVAEPNPDALRFWTRVGFREEVWVGPLEQGLLTYRVLRLSKPLA, encoded by the coding sequence ATGAGCCCTCTCTTCCAGGCCATGGACCTCACCGCCGAGCGCGTGTCCGACGCCGACGTGGACCTGTTCCAGCCGCTGCTGGTGCGCGGCGAGGACTTCTACCAGCGCTGCTACGGCCGGCCCGCGCGCGAGGACGAGGCGCGGCAGATTCCGCTGGAGCGACCGCCCGGAGTGGGGCCGGAGCGCGGCCACCTGGTGGCGCTGCGGGACGCGCGGGGACACCTCGTGGGCATCCTCGAGGGCATCAGTGACTTCCCGAACCCGGGCGAGTGGTACCTGGGATTGATGCTGCTGGCGCCGGAGGTCCGCGGGCAGCGGCGCGGCGAGGCGGTGATTCGCGGGTACGAGGACTGGCTGCGCCGCGAGGGCGCGCGGCTGCTGCGGCTCGGCGTGGCGGAGCCCAACCCCGACGCCCTCCGCTTCTGGACGCGCGTGGGCTTCCGCGAGGAGGTGTGGGTGGGGCCGCTGGAGCAGGGCCTGCTCACCTACCGCGTGCTGCGGCTGTCGAAGCCGCTGGCCTGA
- a CDS encoding inorganic diphosphatase has product MPVPPALPPLPREPEVLIECPRFSFVKRRADGAVDFVSPLPCPYNYGSIPGLMSDDGDPLDAVVMGPRLPRGQRVRVPVVAVLGFIDEGRGDPKVVCSATPLSASERAGLERFFSVYAFFKRGLHRVRGNVPETHFTGWLPTP; this is encoded by the coding sequence GTGCCCGTGCCTCCCGCCCTTCCTCCGCTGCCCCGCGAGCCGGAGGTCCTCATCGAGTGCCCGCGCTTCTCCTTCGTGAAGCGGCGCGCGGACGGCGCGGTGGACTTCGTGTCGCCGCTGCCGTGCCCCTACAACTACGGCAGCATCCCCGGCCTCATGTCGGACGATGGAGATCCGCTCGACGCGGTGGTGATGGGGCCCCGGCTGCCGCGCGGGCAGCGGGTCCGCGTGCCCGTGGTGGCCGTGCTCGGCTTCATCGACGAGGGGCGGGGAGACCCGAAGGTGGTGTGCAGCGCCACGCCCCTGAGCGCGTCCGAGCGCGCCGGGCTGGAGCGCTTCTTCAGCGTCTACGCCTTCTTCAAGCGGGGGCTGCACCGCGTGCGCGGCAACGTGCCGGAGACGCACTTCACCGGCTGGCTCCCCACGCCCTGA